A genomic window from Sphingomonas taxi includes:
- a CDS encoding SIS domain-containing protein: MTGTLMRAETLEAGATVARLVARNAEALRALGERLRATPPDVVVTCARGSSDHAAMYGKYLIETLIGVPVASAAPSVVSLFDAPVTTRRALCIAISQSGRSPDLLATVEAHAKAGAEVVALVNDETSPLAEMADTLLALSAGPERSVAATKSCIAAMAGLAALVAAWSGDDALTAAVAALPEQLDRAVALDWSAGVEPLAEAKQMFVIGRGYGFGVAQECALKLKETCQVQAEPFSAAEVRHGPMAIVGEGFPVLALATSDAAGDDVMAVAETFAGRGATVLSAHAGDARANLPALDAHPAVQPILMLASFYGLAEALSRRRGLDPDTPPHLAKVTRTL, from the coding sequence ATGACGGGCACGCTGATGCGCGCCGAGACGCTGGAGGCGGGAGCGACCGTCGCACGGCTGGTGGCGCGCAATGCCGAGGCGCTGCGCGCGCTCGGCGAGCGGCTGCGCGCGACGCCGCCCGACGTGGTGGTGACCTGCGCACGCGGCTCGTCGGACCATGCGGCGATGTACGGCAAATATCTGATCGAGACGCTGATCGGCGTGCCGGTCGCCTCGGCGGCGCCGTCGGTGGTGTCGCTGTTCGACGCGCCGGTGACGACGCGGCGGGCGCTGTGCATCGCGATCTCGCAATCGGGCCGCAGCCCCGATTTGCTCGCGACGGTGGAGGCGCACGCCAAGGCCGGCGCCGAGGTGGTCGCGCTGGTCAACGACGAGACGTCGCCGCTTGCCGAGATGGCGGATACGCTGCTCGCGCTGAGCGCCGGGCCGGAGCGGTCGGTGGCGGCGACCAAGTCGTGCATCGCGGCGATGGCGGGGCTGGCGGCGCTGGTCGCGGCCTGGTCGGGCGACGACGCGCTCACCGCGGCGGTGGCGGCGCTGCCCGAGCAGCTCGACCGTGCCGTGGCGCTCGACTGGAGCGCGGGCGTCGAGCCGCTCGCCGAGGCGAAGCAGATGTTCGTGATCGGCCGCGGCTATGGCTTCGGCGTCGCGCAGGAATGCGCGCTGAAGCTCAAGGAAACGTGCCAGGTGCAGGCCGAGCCGTTCAGCGCGGCGGAAGTGCGCCACGGCCCGATGGCGATCGTCGGCGAGGGCTTCCCGGTGCTGGCGCTGGCGACCTCCGACGCGGCGGGCGACGACGTGATGGCGGTGGCGGAGACGTTCGCCGGACGCGGCGCGACGGTGCTGTCCGCGCATGCCGGCGACGCGCGCGCCAATTTGCCGGCGCTCGACGCGCATCCGGCGGTGCAGCCGATCCTGATGCTGGCGAGCTTCTACGGCCTCGCCGAGGCGCTGTCGCGACGGCGCGGGCTCGATCCCGACACGCCGCCGCATCTCGCCAAGGTGACGCGCACGTTATGA